The Penaeus chinensis breed Huanghai No. 1 chromosome 39, ASM1920278v2, whole genome shotgun sequence genome has a segment encoding these proteins:
- the LOC125046649 gene encoding mitochondrial ribonuclease P catalytic subunit-like, whose product MALLRPIVLLQNHYCYKEFGQIPWKTMSSVFIKKRLHPFACSGVSDQIRSLTTFPNCKRVRYEKKLVERYLCNTAAIDKIPELKSKWEGDKTQILTSMFAQRERTDKEWEEVILLMSQGEPGFSKVSCDALVMKRCLQASNYFLATSYIQYLENQGKEPNLATLSLYLRLCGQRVVDCGEEKVLELYYQLLRKAKVLDANLSESVILALTSTSQWKLALKHIANIRRMCSVSTKVYSSIITATFKDGDYDTGWHYLETMCQEEKMPADSTLLEWIAQCKKAESVEEKQSMMVTLLDKLILYEIFPKVPVIESIANLFSKGLGWSNLYVKMSKSGKCPACNQQLHQLDISEAEFQELQNEYGPRVLHGSDIFRSSSPEEWHKFQTFLEERGPFSIVVDGLNVSYLAGKKPLSQRSVMLKHVVEKLCSRAKNGRILVIGRKHMREWSEVDFNAVKKMADVYTLDNLTKDDGFFIYAALRSGQGTKIVSSDMLRDHLYRLGDGSLRETFRRWQRQHQVLAVPSVGGVQLIEPASFSTTAQNQGTTNWHIPYDDGSPRASYQLPKTWLCTRANPHSNSKDPHSAVWVKTVQSVPFTETDTEKVVYVANKNFRQLSKAPRDNIGEKYNSRKEPQTAHVSRARNVQSSKIYNYSKKNNTKVVKKLVVSDLFKE is encoded by the exons ATGGCACTGCTCAGACCAATAGTATTACTGCAGAACCATTACTGTTACAAGGAATTTGGACAAATACCTTGGAAAACAATGAGTAGTGTTTTCATAAAGAAAAGGCTCCATCCATTTGCTTGCAGTGGGGTTTCAGATCAGATCCGATCCTTGACAACCTTCCCAAACTGTAAAAGAGTAAGATATGAAAAGAAACTGGTGGAGAGATACTTATGCAACACAGCGGCTATTGATAAAATTCCAGAACTTAAGAGCAAATGGGAAGGTGATAAAACCCAGATCCTCACTAGTATGTTTGCccagagagaaaggacagacaaAGAATGGGAAGAGGTGATCCTCCTCATGTCTCAGGGGGAGCCAGGATTTAGCAAGGTCAGCTGTGATGCATTGGTGATGAAGCGATGTTTGCAAGCCTCTAACTATTTTCTAGCTACTTCGTACATACAGTACCTAGAGAATCAGGGTAAAGAGCCAAACTTGgcaactctctccctctatctacgtTTGTGTGGGCAGAGAGTTGTGGACTGTGGAGAAGAGAAAGTGCTAGAGCTCTACTATCAACTTCTTAGGAAAGCCAAA GTACTAGATGCGAACCTCAGTGAGAGTGTAATTCTGGCTCTGACCTCAACAAGTCAGTGGAAGCTGGCCCTCAAGCACATCGCTAACATAAGGAGGATGTGCAGCGTTAGCACAAAGGTCTATAGCTCAATTATTACAGCAACCTTTAAGGATGGAGACTACGACACGGGCTGGCACTATCTGGAGACCATGTGCCAGGAAGAGAAG atgcctGCTGATTCTACATTGTTGGAATGGATTGCCCAGTGTAAAAAGGCAGAGAGTGTTGAGGAAAAGCAATCAATGATGGTGACATTATTAGACAAGTTGATTCTCTATGAGATTTTCCCTAAAGTGCCAGTTATTGAGAGTATTGCTAACCTTTTTAGCAAAGGTCTGGGATGGTCAAACTTGTATGTGAAAATGTCCAAAAG TGGAAAATGCCCTGCCTGCAACCAGCAGTTACATCAGCTCGACATTAGTGAAGCAGAATTTCAAGAGTTACAG AATGAATATGGGCCACGTGTTCTTCATGGATCAGATATATTTCGTTCAAGTAGCCCTGAAGAGTGGCACAAGTTCCAGACATTTTTAGAAGAAAGAGGGCCATTTTCTATAGTAGTCGATGGCCTAAATGTCTCGTACCTTGCAGGAAAGAAACCTCTTAGTCAGCGATCTGTTATG tTGAAGCATGTAGTGGAAAAGTTATGCTCCAGAGCCAAGAATGGTCGCATATTGGTCATTGGCAGGAAACACATGAGGGAATGGTCTGAAGTTGATTTTAATGCTGTAAAAAAGATGGCAGATGTATACACCCTCGATAACCT GACCAAAGATGATGGCTTCTTCATATATGCAGCACTTCGATCTGGTCAAGGGACAAAGATTGTGTCAAG tgacATGTTGCGTGATCATCTGTACCGCCTGGGAGATGGATCCCTGAGAGAGACCTTTAGACGTTGGCAAAGACAACATCAAGTTTTAGCTGTCCCATCTGTTGGTGGTGTTCAGCTTATT GAACCTGCATCCTTCAGCACAACAGCTCAGAACCAGGGAACAACAAATTGGCATATACCGTATGATGATGGATCACCACGTGCATCCTATCAGCTTCCTAAGACTTGGTTATGTACACGAGCAAATCCACATAGCAACAGTAAGGATCCACACTCTGCCGTTTGGGTGAAGACAGTCCAAAGTGTTCCCTttacagaaacagatacagaaaagGTGGTCTATGTAGCTAATAAAAACTTTAGGCAACTCTCCAAAGCTCCAAGGGATAATATTGGAGAGAAATATAATAGCAGAAAGGAACCTCAAACAGCACATGTATCTAGAGCAAGAAATGTGCAGTCTTCTAAAATATATAACTACTCTAAAAAGAACAATACAAAAGTTGTTAAGAAATTAGTTGTCTCTGATTTatttaaagaatga